The DNA sequence CTTTCTGACGGAAAAATAGTGAAAGTGTTTAACAATTATTTGCCTGATACTGAATCTATTAGAGAAGCAAATAAACAAAAATTTGCCTATGCGTGTGGCCTTCCTGTACCAAAGGTTCTAGATGTTACAAGGATAAATGGGGAACAAGCCATAATAATGGAATATGTTAAGGGGGAAACATTAGGAGATTTATTCATGAATAATAAAGCTCAAGCAGAACATCACTTAACGATTTCAGTCGAAATGCAATTGAAAATACATAGTATTGTTCCTGACCGGGATGCAATTGAAACAATGTATGATAAATTATACCGTCAAATTGAAGCTGTAAAAATAGTAGATAAAAAGGTAAAGGCTGACTTGTTAAAGAAATTGGATTCATTTAACTTCGATAATAGACTTTGTCATGGAGACTTTCACATATTTAATGTGATTAAGACAGATAACAAAGTGGTCGTCATAGATTGGGTTGATTCAAGTGCTGGAGACATACATGCTGATGTATATCGAACCTATCTTTTATATTCTCAATTTTCCTCTGAATTAGCTGAAATGTACTTACGAATTTATTGTGAAAAGAGCGGCGTTTTAAAGTCTGACGTTTTCCAATGGGCTCCAGTCATTGCTTGTGCAAGATTATCAGAAAATGTATCAAAGGAGATTGCCCAACAACTTATAAAGATAATCAACCACTATTTATAACATAATGTACAGCCCTTATTGCATATGGTTGCATGTACTAAACAAGGAAATACTCCTTTTTTTGTCGAATTACAATAACAAGAGATTGGTTAATTTTTGAAGGAATGTAAATGTAAGAAGGGGTGTTTCGATGAAAAAGACAACGGTTTTTTCAGGTGTTATTGGACTTATTATTTTGCTAGTAATTGTACTAATTCTTCCACAATATGAACAAATGCTTGATTTTCATAATACCACATGGGTTATTATTTATTCGATTTTATTAAGTTTATTGTATTTATTATTTGGTATATTCATTGAACTTAAAAGAGTTATTAAAATCTATTCAAAGAGAAACGTAAGCGTGAATTGGTTATTACTTAGTTTTGTTGTGATTTTAATAGTAGTTGTTTTTGTCCCAGATCCTTTTTGGTTTAGACCTTCTCTCATTATGTATTATTTTTTCAGTACGGAAGTACAGGTTATTCTAAATGTTTTAGCAGGAATATTACTAGTACGTGCATTCGATAAAGTGGGTTCATAAGATTAAATTGACACTCAGTAGTACTTCTTCAATATGGAGGGAGTACTTTTTTAACGTTTTTGAAAGAAGGGTAAGGATACTTCTTTAATTTATAAATATAAACAAAATAATACACATTTATGGTAAAATTTAGATTAGGAACAAGGTAGTAGGAATAGAGCAAATTAATCTTAGGGGCTTGATTATTTATGTTGGTTTTAGTCGCTTTTCTAACTTGTATGGCACTTGGTTCAGTATTAAATCTACTATTAAACACAACCAAAAAAGAAGATTGGCTCATGACCTTATGTATAAGTTTAATAATTTCAGTGTTTGTTCAATTTTTAAATGTTGTCTAAACCTGACATTTTTTGCTGGAGGTCAACTTATGTATCTATCCTAAATATTACATAAATAAAGAAAAGATTTACCTATGAAACTTTGTCCTGACTGTTATAGTGATAACATCGAAAGAACCTCATCAATAGCGTTAAGAGTCATTATGTGTCTTATACTTATCTTTTTAATTCCATATGGTGTTTTTGTTTGCTGGGTCCCCTTTATTTTGCCACATAAGTTTAGCTGTTCCAATTGTTTCAACAACGGAAAAGAAGCAGAGTTGGTTTCAATAGATTGGCGAGACCGTGAAAAGCTAATAGAACAAGAAAAGGCATTTGAAGAGGACGTTTTACCTTTGATGGAAAAATGGTTTGAACGAGAAGGAAAACTCTTTAAGTTATCTAGACGTGAACAAAAAAATTGGCTAATTGAAGTTTCAAATGATAATACTAGAATATTTCGGATTAAGTATTATCGAGATAACACACTATACTTGATTGAAACTGAATTGGAGATAGTGGAATTTGACTTACAAGAAAATGAGAGTAAACCAACAATGGAGGGGAAGCTGTCATTAACTGATACTGAATTATCGTGTGTTCTTGAACGTAATATAGACAGTCTAAGAAACTATATCTCAACCAACCACATACTAGTTGAACCATTTGAAATGAAAATGGGAGACCCGGAGTTTATTAATTGAATTTGAACACAAGAAGACAAAGTTGCTGTAGGCATTTCTTTAAAAAATATGCACTTTAATGAAATGGGGGAACGTCCGATGATGGTAATGGGGGATATTGTTATTCTTATAGTTTTATTAATGATGTTATTTTTTATTATTGGAGTAGCAATCTTTTTGGTCCTCTGGACTAAAAGTAGTTATCGTAAGAAAGACCAACAGATAAAGGAACTTCAAAAGGAAATTGAAGAACTAAAAAAATCAAAATAAAAAGGGGAAAAGAAAATGGATGCTATCGAGGCTATATTAAGTTTACTATTATTTGTGTTTATTGTTTATCTAATATCAAGAGTTGCTCATTATATGAATTATAAAAAGAAGAAGTTAGATGATATTTACAATAAGATAAACGAAATTAATGAGAACCTATCTAAAAAGGAATAACAGCTCAATGTAAGGATAAAAGCTATATTTGAATAGGTAGGGTGGAGAAAGTGAAAAAGGTATTATATATTACAATCTTACTAGGAATATCAATAGTTATAAGTGCTTGCGGGGACAATAGCATACCTCCGAATACAATCGTGGCTGCGGAGTTATCTGACAGAGAAAAAGGAATTCTATCAACTACATCAGTGGAATCCTTTGTGTTCGACTTTAGAGTTGATAGTGATTATAAAGAAGCATCTGTGTGGATTGAAAAGTATGAATTCGGTAAATTGGTAGATGACCAAGTAGGACACACTACAACTGCAGTTACGGAAAAAGGCTCCATTATTTTTGCAACTAATAGGCCAAATGAAATTCCAAACCAAACGATATTTAACATTGGAGTTACTAGCAATGGAATCACAGGGTCTTATTCAATAGCTGATATTATTTCAAATCAAGACACTGATGGAATGTCTATCTTATGGGGGAGCATAACCGAAGAAATAGATATTACGAAAGGTGAGTTGGTTTTAGGAAGTATATATTATTCAAGGGACGAAGGTAACATGAGTTCAATTTCCACTGAGTTTTATAAGGATGTGGAAGGTCGAATCAATGAGATTAAAGACTATGCCGTTGTTTACCTTATTAAAAGTGATTTTTCAAAGTGACTTTAGGATATCTTGACAATTGAGTTCCGCGTATAGGGAACTCAATTTTTTAATAGAAACCAAGAGGAGATGGTAAGAATGCTGGAAAAGAAAAGAAAACTATTTTTTAGATTATCTGTCATCTGTATACTAATAGGAATTGCGACGTGGATACCTAACTTTATATTAGAGTACGGCTATAGTTATTGGCTGTTAACATTTATCATCAACCCACTGGGTATTATATTTGGCATCCTCGGAAGAAGTATTTGGACCGTAATTGCAAATATTATTATGACGTTTAGCTTTTTTATCCTAATGTATGTAGGTTATTTATTTAATGTTGCGCTTTAGTGAGATATTTTTTACTGAGTGTTGAAGTATATGAGGAATAAGAGATAGTTTAGATGAGAAGAGAAAGGTGAGAAGAGAATGGGACAAATAAAAATTTTTGGAGTAAACGATAAATTAAACCCTATAAAGCTAACATTATCAAATGTGATTCATTCGTGTATGATGGATGCACTTCAATTTCCTAAGGATAAGAAATTTCATCGTTTTTTTCCTATGAACAAAGAAGATTTCTTTTATGCGAGTGGAAGAACTGAGGCCTATACCTTAATTGAGGTTAGTATGTTTGAGGGTCGAACAGTGGAAGCTAAAAAACTATTAATAAAGCTACTATTTGAAAGAATCCATCGTGAATTAAAAATATCACCTCAAGATATTGAAATTACAATTTTTGAAACACCAAAGCATAACTGGGGAATAAGAGGCTTACCCGGTGATGAGTTAACACTGAATTATAAAGTAGATGTATGAGAAAACAGTAGTCTTCACGGAGTGCTTTTCTAGTTTATTTCATGTGAAAAGGTGGGGAGCAAAATGAAAAACTACTGGTTTTGTACGATTCTTTTTATTATGTTAGTAGGTAGTATGGGGTGTAGTGAAGAAACGACTAGTTCCATACCAACAGGAATGAAAGAGTTCACAAATGAAGAAGTAAACATTGCTACTATTATCGGAAAAGACTGGGTGGAGGTAGATGGAGAGCATATTAGTACTAATTCTGTTACGTTTTCAGTTGACCACAATACAGAGATATCGGTCCATACATCGAGTTATTTTGGAACGTATCATACAGATCATGAAGTAGACTTTCTTCAGGAGTACTATAAAAATAGCAACTCATACGAAGAGTTCGTTGATTTATTTCTAGATAAAATTAAGGAAGAAACATCACACGAGCTTAAGGAGATTGAAAAAGTAAATAACAATACTCAAATTTTTGCGCAAACCACTGACTATTCAGAAATGGTTTTCTCTCTCATAGTAAAAGAAGAAACCCCATTTTTAATTGTTCATAGTAAGAGAACAGAAAACCCTGAGCTAGAATTAATAAAAGACGGAGAAAGTTATCGTGATTTTGTTCAGATGGTACATCATACTGGACCGTTAAAATAGAGTTGCAGTTCTGCTGAAAGCAGATGGGAATTAATGATGCTTATACATCGGCGTACACTGAGGCAGTCACGTGGTCGACGCCATGCGTGTTTTGCACTCAGCAATATTTATATCATTCCTCATGGCGACTGAGCCGTAGAAAATCCATGAGAATGGTATATTTTTATGGGGGTGGGTGTTTAAATTGAAAAAAACACTACTAGTAGTGAGCACGCTATTAATTGTATTGTTATTCGCTAGCTTGATGTACATCAAAATGAATCCTCCGTTGTCGGCACCTGGTATTACATATGATATAAGGGATGAGACGAAAAGAGTCATACAAATAGTTAACGATGGATTTGCTAATTGTAATCTTAAAAGTGTGCTCGTTAATGGAAATGCTGCTCAACAGGTAGAATTAGGAGTAAGTCGAACAAATCATATGGTTCTAGGTGCAGGTGTCGAGGAAGACCCTAATATTACTTTTCACGATATTCAAGAGTTCCAAGTTCAACCTAAAGGTCTTGCAGATAAACATGTGATAAAGCACTATGGTTTACGTGTTTTTGGTAAGGAAAACCCTGAATATATAAAGATTAAATACACATATCTAGGTATCCCATATACGTTAGAAGTAGATGTTAAGAGAGAAAAGTAATTAACAAGTCCCGATATTATAATTCCTATAAACCACTTTTCTAAAGGAAAAGTGGTTTTTCTGTTGAAATAGGTAACGGATGGGAAAACTACAAAGACTACTGCTAGAAAGGTGAGATGAACGTATGTCAAACTTAGGTTACCGAGTGGTTGAGAATATAGAAAGACCTTCCGAAGAGCTAATTAAAGGATTTGAAGGAATTCAAGTTGCTAACATTGATGATTGTATGAACCGGATGGGAGCAATCAACGCATCTATCCACCAAATGAATCAAAAAAATGTACTTGGTCCTGCCTTCACCGTGAAAGTGCCAAGTGGAGACAATTTAATGATATTCTTGGCTATCGAAAAAGCAAGCCCTGGGGATGTTCTTGTAATAGATGGCGATGGAAACATGGAACGGGCGTTGGTTGGTGAAATCCTAGCAACCTTTGCTGAATCAAAGAAATTAGGTGGGTTTGTCATTAACGGTTGTATTAGAGATTATGATGCACTTCTTAAGATGGACATCCCGATTTTTGCAAAGGGCCGTACGCCAAACGGACCGTTTCGAAACGGCCCAGGTGAAATCAATACGCCAATCAGTATCGGGAGGAAAGTGATCTTTCCAGGAGATATCATCATCGGAGATAGTGATGGAGTGATCGTTGTACGTCCAGAAGATACAAAGGAACTTCAGCAAAAAGCATTGGAAATTGAAAAGAAAGAAACAGACACCTTGAATCGAATCCATGCAGGAGAAGGAATGGACTTAGAGTGGGCTTATAAAAAGTTGAAAGAAGATCACTGTGAGATTATATCTGAACTAACCAAAGAGTGATAGATAGTTGTAATCATAGCGAAATATGGTTGAAATAACTAAGAATTTTTTAAAAAAGAACTCTAGTGGGGGAGATAGAGCTTGCAGATAAGTCAGACGAAGAATAATGAATTAGTGGCGAGATTAAACAAGCCAGTTCATGATTTACATTATGCTCTCTACCCAAAGTATTTTAAAGAATACGACTATGAGGAAATGAAAGAAGCTTTTAAAAAACATATAGAGAACGATAACTTTGTATTTTTACTTATAGAAGATAAGGAAGAGGCAGTTGGCTATGCTTGGATAGAAGATAAAATCCATTCAGGCAATGTGTTTAAGAAAGAGTACCGCTCTATTTATGTGCATCAGCTTAGTATTGTTCAAACACAAAGAGAAAAAGGTTATGGAACGCTTTTAATGAATTACATATATAATCTTGCACAAGAAAAAGGCATTGACCTCATTGAGTTAGACTATTGGGTAGACAACCATACCGCCAAGGAATTCTATGAAAAACATGAATTTGTAAAGTATCGTGAATTTGTATATAAGCAATTATAGTAGTTAAATAATTCTTTATGTAAGGAGAATCGTATGTTTGGCTATCTTCCGGAATTCAAATCGTATTACAAGCAGCTAGTAAAATATGCTGAATTTGAACCAACAACTAGTGGAGATATGGTCAATTTCACTTACCGAACAGAAAACAGTGAGGAGCTTTTCCAATTAAGACAGAAATACGATTTGAAAAAAGTAGCGGGCGACGGGGATGAAGTATCACAAATCCTCAACCTCATGCAATGGGTGTCTGAGAAGTTAGAGCATGGAGATGAAATGGTCCCAGAACCATGTCATGCACTTCATGTATTAGATAAAGTGGAGCGGGAGTCAGGTAAAGTAAACTGTTATACGATTGCAACGGTCTTACAAGAAGTGTATCTTAGTATGGGCTTTTGTTCTCGGCGTGTACACTGTCGCCCATATGATGCGTATGACCAAGATAGTCACGTCGTAACTCTAGTGTATTCTACCACTCTTCAAAAGTGGCTATATATGGACGCATCATGGGGTACATTTATTACGAATAAGAACGGCGAACTAATCAGTCTTACAGAGTTTCGTTCACATCTTGCCAATGACCTAGAAGTAAGAATAAACGGTGATGAGCAATCTTCTGAATGGAGTGAGTATTATACAGGTTATATGGCTAAAAATCTCTTTTGGTTCATGACTCCGATGGAAAGTAAGTACAATTATGAAGTTGTGGAAAAAAATAAAACCTATGCTGTGTTGCTGCCAAAGTACTATGAACCGTTTGAAGTGAGGGAGGGTAAGCAGAAGTATCATGTGATGAGAAATGAAGAAATGTTTTGGAGTAGTCCATACATACTCCAAGGTGGGAGGAAGTAAAGTGGGATATATCTCAGATTTGCGAAAAGTGATTGGAACTCAACCTATAATTACGGTGGGGGCAACCATTCTTGTGGTTAATTCCAAAAAGGAGATTCTTTTTCAACATCGCTCAGATACATTAGATTGGGGATTGCCTGGAGGCACGATGGAACTTGGTGAAACTCTAGAAGAAGTAGCGGCACGTGAGTTATATGAAGAGACTGGACTGAAAGCAGAGCGGTTTGAGTTAATAGATGTTTTTTCTGGGGCTTTAGGTTATTTCCGTTACCCGAATGGAGATGAGACATACAGTGTCATTCATCTTTATCGAGCAGTCGACGTTACCGGTCAATTAGAAATGAATGACGGGGAAAGCATTCAACTTGAGTATTTTAACCAGCATAATCTCCCAACGAATATTGAAAAAAGAGCAAAAGGACTCATCGAGAATCTAGGAGATAACTTGTGGGAGCTGGAAGGTTCGTTTAATGAATAAGCATGATGAGGTAGACTTTAATGATGAACTGGAGGAATAGGAATGGATGTTTTTGCAACGTATTTAGCGAGTATTGATGACTTCGACCAAAGAGAGCGGACAAAGGAAGTACTGGAATGGATTCTTCAAGAATTCCCGCAATTAGAGCCACATATGAAGTGGAATACACCTATGTTTACGGACCATGGTACTTATATCATTGGTCTTTCAATAGCAAAGCAACATATGAGCATTTCGCCTGAAGAAGTCGGCATGGCTCAATTTGCCGATGAGATTGCAGAAGCGGGATACAGTGCTACGAAAGGATTGTTTCGAATTCGTTGGAAGGATTCAGTAAACTATGAATTACTAAAAAAGATGATTGAATTTAATATAAAGGATAAAGAAGATTACACCGATTTTTGGCGGAAGTAGCTGACGAAAAGATATGAAGAGGGAAGAGATGTTATGACTAGTATCTATCTTATTACTGGACCAGCTGGAGTTGGGAAGTCTACAACATCAAAAAAACTAGCAGAGCAATTTAAACAGAGTGCTTACATTGAAGGAGATGTAATTAATCATATGGTGGTAGGTGGGTATGTACCACCATGGGAAAGTGATGAATCTCTCGCGTTAGTTTGGAAGAACATTGCTGACTTAAGTATTAATTTCTTAAAAGCCAATAAAAATGTAATCATCGATTATGTTACTTTTCCAGAAGAAGTAGAAACGTTCTCACAAAGACTATACGCCGAGGTACAGCATGTGAAAATATACTATGTTGTATTAAGGGTAGATAATGGAGAATTGTTGAAAAGAGATGCCGAAAGACCAGAAGAATATCAGATGGGACAAAGATGTATTGAATTACTAAAGGAGTTTGAGCAAAAGGGAATACAAGAACGCCATATAGTAGAAACCACTAATGTTCAATCAACAAACATAGATGAAACGCTTCAGTTCATCAAGAATAATCCAAGATTTTTATATTAAATAAGCGATGAGATGGCGATTCTTTAAACTCTAATAGGGAGGGTGAGACAAAAGGTTGGTTTTTTACCTTTTGTCTCACCCTCTTAGCAATGAGCGAAACCGCCACCATCTATTAAAACCCGTTGTGAGTGGGTTTTCTCACAACGGGTTTTGTGGCGAGTGAAGCCATTGAGAATGTTTTAGTTAGTTTTGTCCCAGGCCCCTTGCACTTACAATTATATTATTTCCAATGACTAACTACAAAGACAGCTGGTGAATTCCAATAGATTGTAATTTCGTTCGTTGCATAGCTGTCGATATGGTCGATGAAGCATTGAGCCGGAGCTCTTCCTTTTAGTTGTTGAGCTACTTCATCTTGAAGGCCCATATTCGCTCCTCCCGAAACAAAACCAGGGACAGGCTCTTCAACATTGTCTCCAACCGTTGGACGATGGTGTGGATTTTTAACAGATTGTTCTCCAAATCCAGTCACATAACTCATTTCTACTGCATTTCTTCCTAATAGATAATGAACATGGTCTAACGCGATGGAAGTCCATTCTCCATTTGTTTCTAAATGATTTGCGAGTAACAGGTGCATCGCATTATTCATGAGTCCCATGTTACTTCCCCAAATGTAATCTTTTTCTTGTAACGAAATAAAATATCCGTCTTCTCGGCTGTTGTTAGCCATTTTCTCGGCTTCTTTAAGAAAGCCTGCTTTTAATTGTTCATGTAACGCTTCGTCTTTAGGAAACTCTTCATTTAGCAAATAGGAAATCGTTCCGTATCCACCGTTATCTGCCCAGCCCCAACTATATTTAGGGAAATCTTCCTTTGCAAAAGTTTGGAAGGCGTCATGATAGCTCTGTTCACCTGTCGTGCGGTATAATTCTGCAGCAGCCCAGTATCGCTCATCTGTATCAACTTCATCACCATATTCTCCCGTATGAATCTCAGGTGGGTTTTTAAATCCAGGTACATCTGGGTTCTTCTGAAGCCATTCCCAAGCAGTCGTTGCAGCTTGTAGACATGTTTGCGCAAATGCAGGGTCGATGTCTTGATATATTCTGCTTGCCATCGCCATTACAGCAGCAAAGCTACCCGTCGCTGTTGCTGAGATGGGTGACAGGTAAAGAGGGTCATTATCATCCTCTGGCATCACATCAAGACCTGGGAATTTCAATGTCGTCAATTTATGAAACACTCCGCCTGTTCTCTCATCTTGCATCTTTAGAATCCATTCTAGCTCATAACGACACTCATGAAGAACATCTGGTGTTTGTCCATCAGTTTCTGGAATTGGGATGGCCGTTTGAAAGGCATTAGGATATTTCTCATAAGCAAGGAAAAGGTCAGCTACTGCTTTTGCTCCTGGCCCAACGTACTTGCCGTAATCCCCAGCATCGTGCCAACCACCGCTAGTTTCAATTGTGCGTTCTTCATCTCCGTAGACAATCGCTTCAGTTAAGTGACATGCGTCATGAGTCCATTTGTCCGCATATTTTTCCTCTAATTCCATTCCACATCGTAGAAAGTAAAAACCTTTAAGTAAGCCAGTATGAAGTTCGTCATAAGGTGTAGTAGAAATGGTGAAAGAAGGGGACTGATTTTCATTACATACAATGTGAAAAGTTCCTTCTTGAGTAACACTTGAAAAATCGCCATAGTACACCGTTTTTCCACTGTTTTTATCATCGACTGGTCCTGTTGTTGTTCCTTCGTAAACGATTACATTTGTAGAATCATCAATAAGTTGA is a window from the Bacillus alkalicellulosilyticus genome containing:
- a CDS encoding aminoglycoside phosphotransferase family protein; protein product: MELGKPIAKGNTAKIYLSDGKIVKVFNNYLPDTESIREANKQKFAYACGLPVPKVLDVTRINGEQAIIMEYVKGETLGDLFMNNKAQAEHHLTISVEMQLKIHSIVPDRDAIETMYDKLYRQIEAVKIVDKKVKADLLKKLDSFNFDNRLCHGDFHIFNVIKTDNKVVVIDWVDSSAGDIHADVYRTYLLYSQFSSELAEMYLRIYCEKSGVLKSDVFQWAPVIACARLSENVSKEIAQQLIKIINHYL
- a CDS encoding lipopolysaccharide assembly protein LapA domain-containing protein, which produces MMVMGDIVILIVLLMMLFFIIGVAIFLVLWTKSSYRKKDQQIKELQKEIEELKKSK
- a CDS encoding tautomerase family protein; translated protein: MGQIKIFGVNDKLNPIKLTLSNVIHSCMMDALQFPKDKKFHRFFPMNKEDFFYASGRTEAYTLIEVSMFEGRTVEAKKLLIKLLFERIHRELKISPQDIEITIFETPKHNWGIRGLPGDELTLNYKVDV
- a CDS encoding RraA family protein; amino-acid sequence: MSNLGYRVVENIERPSEELIKGFEGIQVANIDDCMNRMGAINASIHQMNQKNVLGPAFTVKVPSGDNLMIFLAIEKASPGDVLVIDGDGNMERALVGEILATFAESKKLGGFVINGCIRDYDALLKMDIPIFAKGRTPNGPFRNGPGEINTPISIGRKVIFPGDIIIGDSDGVIVVRPEDTKELQQKALEIEKKETDTLNRIHAGEGMDLEWAYKKLKEDHCEIISELTKE
- a CDS encoding GNAT family N-acetyltransferase, with the protein product MQISQTKNNELVARLNKPVHDLHYALYPKYFKEYDYEEMKEAFKKHIENDNFVFLLIEDKEEAVGYAWIEDKIHSGNVFKKEYRSIYVHQLSIVQTQREKGYGTLLMNYIYNLAQEKGIDLIELDYWVDNHTAKEFYEKHEFVKYREFVYKQL
- a CDS encoding transglutaminase domain-containing protein yields the protein MFGYLPEFKSYYKQLVKYAEFEPTTSGDMVNFTYRTENSEELFQLRQKYDLKKVAGDGDEVSQILNLMQWVSEKLEHGDEMVPEPCHALHVLDKVERESGKVNCYTIATVLQEVYLSMGFCSRRVHCRPYDAYDQDSHVVTLVYSTTLQKWLYMDASWGTFITNKNGELISLTEFRSHLANDLEVRINGDEQSSEWSEYYTGYMAKNLFWFMTPMESKYNYEVVEKNKTYAVLLPKYYEPFEVREGKQKYHVMRNEEMFWSSPYILQGGRK
- a CDS encoding NUDIX hydrolase, with the protein product MGYISDLRKVIGTQPIITVGATILVVNSKKEILFQHRSDTLDWGLPGGTMELGETLEEVAARELYEETGLKAERFELIDVFSGALGYFRYPNGDETYSVIHLYRAVDVTGQLEMNDGESIQLEYFNQHNLPTNIEKRAKGLIENLGDNLWELEGSFNE
- a CDS encoding iron chaperone, encoding MDVFATYLASIDDFDQRERTKEVLEWILQEFPQLEPHMKWNTPMFTDHGTYIIGLSIAKQHMSISPEEVGMAQFADEIAEAGYSATKGLFRIRWKDSVNYELLKKMIEFNIKDKEDYTDFWRK
- a CDS encoding AAA family ATPase; this translates as MTSIYLITGPAGVGKSTTSKKLAEQFKQSAYIEGDVINHMVVGGYVPPWESDESLALVWKNIADLSINFLKANKNVIIDYVTFPEEVETFSQRLYAEVQHVKIYYVVLRVDNGELLKRDAERPEEYQMGQRCIELLKEFEQKGIQERHIVETTNVQSTNIDETLQFIKNNPRFLY
- a CDS encoding glycoside hydrolase family 9 protein, which codes for MTTDAKVIAVNQVGYLVGGKKVAIFPNSGGSFQLIDDSTNVIVYEGTTTGPVDDKNSGKTVYYGDFSSVTQEGTFHIVCNENQSPSFTISTTPYDELHTGLLKGFYFLRCGMELEEKYADKWTHDACHLTEAIVYGDEERTIETSGGWHDAGDYGKYVGPGAKAVADLFLAYEKYPNAFQTAIPIPETDGQTPDVLHECRYELEWILKMQDERTGGVFHKLTTLKFPGLDVMPEDDNDPLYLSPISATATGSFAAVMAMASRIYQDIDPAFAQTCLQAATTAWEWLQKNPDVPGFKNPPEIHTGEYGDEVDTDERYWAAAELYRTTGEQSYHDAFQTFAKEDFPKYSWGWADNGGYGTISYLLNEEFPKDEALHEQLKAGFLKEAEKMANNSREDGYFISLQEKDYIWGSNMGLMNNAMHLLLANHLETNGEWTSIALDHVHYLLGRNAVEMSYVTGFGEQSVKNPHHRPTVGDNVEEPVPGFVSGGANMGLQDEVAQQLKGRAPAQCFIDHIDSYATNEITIYWNSPAVFVVSHWK